One Halobacterium zhouii genomic region harbors:
- a CDS encoding UPF0058 family protein, with translation MKKQELIHLHGLLAEVGSFYEQCDEANIELGDYDALGVRPTSIHKSKTDHKAAVFALSDGITSALDESEEAEPVAASAD, from the coding sequence ATGAAGAAGCAGGAGCTCATCCACCTTCACGGCCTGCTCGCAGAGGTCGGAAGCTTCTACGAACAGTGTGACGAGGCGAACATCGAACTCGGCGACTACGACGCACTCGGTGTACGACCGACATCCATCCACAAATCGAAAACTGACCACAAAGCCGCTGTTTTTGCGCTCTCTGACGGTATCACGTCGGCACTCGACGAATCCGAGGAGGCAGAGCCCGTCGCCGCCTCCGCGGACTAA
- a CDS encoding translation initiation factor IF-2 subunit beta: MDYDEQLDRALDQKSDTEGSDSRFEIPEPNVRKEGNVTVYENFQSTLDRLDREDEHVLKFIQDELGTSAQIDESGRARLTGEFDQDRVETVLDDYADTYVICPECGLPDTNLETEDGTERLHCEACGARTTV; the protein is encoded by the coding sequence ATGGACTACGACGAGCAACTCGACCGTGCGCTGGATCAGAAGTCCGACACCGAGGGCAGCGACAGTCGGTTCGAGATCCCCGAGCCGAACGTCCGCAAAGAGGGCAACGTCACCGTCTACGAGAACTTCCAGTCGACCCTCGACAGGCTCGACCGCGAGGACGAACACGTCCTGAAGTTCATCCAGGACGAACTCGGGACGAGCGCGCAGATCGACGAGAGCGGGCGCGCGCGCCTGACCGGCGAGTTCGACCAGGACCGCGTCGAGACGGTCCTCGACGACTACGCCGACACGTACGTCATCTGTCCGGAGTGCGGGCTGCCGGACACGAATCTGGAGACCGAGGACGGCACCGAGCGCCTGCACTGTGAGGCGTGTGGCGCTCGCACCACGGTCTGA
- a CDS encoding phosphoribosyltransferase has translation MFADREDAGRRLASLLEQRGVALDVVLAIPRGGLPVGRAVADRFGVPLDVVAAKKLGAPHNPELAIGAAAGDGTVWLNDDLVARLGVDEAYLDAERERATTTAREKTETYRAGRPPLDLAGKRVAVVDDGVATGATTRACLDAVRALGAASVVLAVPVGPRDSLDALAAHADDVVCVETPAVFSAVGQAYRNFSQVNDEAAMSYLET, from the coding sequence GTGTTTGCCGACCGCGAGGACGCCGGACGCCGACTCGCTTCCCTGCTCGAGCAGCGCGGCGTCGCCCTGGACGTCGTGCTCGCGATTCCACGCGGCGGCCTCCCGGTCGGTCGAGCGGTCGCCGACCGCTTCGGCGTCCCACTCGACGTGGTCGCCGCGAAGAAACTCGGGGCACCCCACAATCCGGAACTCGCAATCGGCGCGGCGGCCGGTGACGGCACCGTCTGGCTGAACGACGACCTCGTGGCGCGCCTCGGCGTGGACGAAGCGTACCTCGACGCGGAGCGCGAGCGCGCGACAACGACTGCTCGCGAGAAGACCGAGACGTACCGCGCCGGCCGCCCGCCTCTCGACCTCGCCGGAAAGCGCGTCGCGGTCGTCGACGACGGTGTCGCCACAGGCGCGACGACGCGGGCGTGCCTCGATGCGGTACGCGCACTCGGTGCGGCGAGCGTCGTGCTCGCGGTCCCGGTCGGTCCACGGGACTCCCTCGACGCGCTCGCGGCCCACGCCGACGACGTCGTCTGCGTGGAGACGCCGGCGGTCTTCTCGGCGGTCGGGCAGGCCTACCGCAACTTCTCGCAGGTGAACGACGAGGCGGCGATGTCGTACCTCGAGACCTGA
- a CDS encoding winged helix-turn-helix domain-containing protein, with product MEAVLWYVLTGTRGGPNRVRILRAVDERPRNANQLAEDLDLDYKTIRHHLDVLLDNDVVEKTGDGYGDVYSPTDRVRDHWDVVEEIEEEEL from the coding sequence ATGGAGGCGGTCCTCTGGTACGTGTTGACCGGGACGCGCGGCGGCCCGAACCGCGTGCGCATCCTCAGAGCGGTCGACGAGCGGCCGCGCAACGCGAACCAGCTCGCGGAGGACCTCGACCTCGACTACAAGACGATACGCCACCACCTGGACGTCCTCCTCGACAACGACGTGGTCGAGAAGACGGGCGACGGGTACGGGGACGTGTACTCACCGACCGACCGCGTCCGCGACCACTGGGACGTCGTAGAGGAAATCGAGGAGGAAGAGCTGTGA
- a CDS encoding DUF357 domain-containing protein: MPADLHEKMDRYEGLLADALAEADPVAPEGTPLDDAAVEYEEMARSYLEDGRHFREHDDPVNALAAFSYGHAWLDAGARIGLFDVPESGHLFTV; encoded by the coding sequence ATGCCCGCGGACCTCCACGAGAAGATGGACCGCTACGAGGGACTGCTCGCCGACGCGCTCGCGGAAGCCGACCCGGTCGCGCCGGAGGGAACGCCACTCGACGACGCGGCGGTGGAGTACGAGGAGATGGCGCGGTCGTACCTCGAGGACGGACGCCACTTCCGGGAGCACGACGACCCCGTAAACGCGCTCGCGGCGTTCTCCTACGGGCACGCGTGGCTCGACGCGGGCGCCCGGATCGGGCTATTCGACGTGCCCGAGAGCGGCCACCTCTTCACCGTGTGA
- a CDS encoding DUF2064 domain-containing protein: MTVIAVLVDPPRDGLVLPRLPETSPLDAGEATSLYRATAADAMRAAADSGGDLLVNYRPDDLIPDDHVPEGADAEAEVRDLVADALDDDARDDARVEVQVGSTHDARVGNTITHLLDKEDAASAAILHPDAPLLGRKDIDSAAMKLRRSPVVLGPAQGGRVHFAGFTDPVDFTNADEPPELGSLTARAIDAGYDTDFLQHVTRVRTGDDLATVVAEVRARRAAGRIVPAHTAARIEELGLRVDADRELVRE, translated from the coding sequence ATGACTGTCATCGCCGTGCTGGTGGATCCGCCGCGGGACGGCCTCGTGCTCCCGCGACTCCCCGAAACGTCGCCGCTGGACGCCGGCGAAGCCACGTCGCTGTACCGCGCCACGGCCGCCGACGCGATGCGCGCGGCCGCCGACAGCGGCGGTGACCTGCTCGTGAACTACCGGCCGGACGACCTGATTCCGGACGACCACGTCCCCGAGGGCGCCGACGCCGAAGCCGAGGTCCGGGACCTCGTCGCGGACGCACTGGACGACGACGCCCGCGACGACGCGCGAGTCGAGGTACAGGTCGGGTCCACGCACGACGCCCGCGTCGGCAACACCATCACCCACTTGCTCGACAAGGAGGACGCCGCCTCCGCCGCCATTCTCCACCCTGACGCGCCGCTTCTCGGACGCAAGGACATCGACAGCGCCGCGATGAAACTCCGCCGAAGCCCCGTCGTCCTCGGTCCCGCACAGGGCGGGCGCGTCCACTTCGCGGGCTTTACCGACCCCGTCGACTTCACCAACGCCGACGAACCCCCGGAACTCGGGTCGCTCACCGCGCGCGCCATCGACGCTGGCTACGACACCGACTTCCTCCAGCACGTCACCCGCGTCCGCACCGGCGACGACCTCGCGACAGTCGTCGCCGAGGTCCGCGCGCGCCGCGCCGCCGGCCGCATCGTTCCCGCGCACACCGCCGCACGCATCGAAGAACTCGGCCTCCGCGTCGACGCCGACCGGGAACTCGTCCGCGAGTAG
- a CDS encoding uracil-DNA glycosylase — protein MDANQETQYNPYGMDEECRNCPGLCDVRERVVHGYGDVGADFVFVGEAPSAGAEETGVPFTGDDAGERFQHILGSVGLNYSLPDSDEPELDNAFLTYLTRCRHPERDPTEEEVVTCEPYLNADVRMINPEILVPVGQRALTELGAEYTTTPADELDVEDHHATTIRGRGFELAPMIHPADQTDAERDEYVDFFLDLAETDYRQTKGRRSR, from the coding sequence GTGGACGCGAACCAGGAGACCCAGTACAACCCCTACGGCATGGACGAGGAGTGCCGGAACTGCCCCGGCCTCTGTGACGTCCGCGAGCGCGTCGTCCACGGCTACGGGGACGTGGGTGCAGACTTCGTGTTCGTCGGCGAAGCGCCGAGCGCGGGCGCCGAGGAGACGGGCGTGCCGTTCACTGGCGACGACGCAGGCGAGCGATTCCAGCACATCCTCGGGAGCGTCGGCCTGAACTACTCGCTCCCCGACAGCGACGAACCCGAACTCGACAACGCGTTTCTCACCTACCTGACGCGGTGTCGCCACCCCGAACGCGACCCAACCGAGGAGGAGGTCGTGACCTGCGAACCCTACCTGAACGCCGACGTCCGGATGATAAATCCGGAGATTCTCGTGCCGGTCGGGCAGCGCGCGCTCACCGAACTCGGTGCGGAGTACACCACGACGCCCGCCGACGAACTCGACGTCGAGGACCACCACGCGACGACGATTCGCGGCCGCGGCTTCGAACTCGCGCCGATGATCCACCCCGCCGACCAGACCGACGCCGAACGAGACGAATACGTCGACTTTTTCCTCGACCTCGCGGAGACGGACTACCGGCAGACGAAGGGCCGGCGCAGTCGCTGA